A genomic window from Paenibacillus sp. FSL K6-0276 includes:
- a CDS encoding Cof-type HAD-IIB family hydrolase, which translates to MYKLIAIDIDDTLINDDKEVTPATQTALEEAVAAGVVVTLATGRAYASAQAIARQTGLNVPIITYQGALVKNLLDEKVLYERYVPQDAVHKLFTYCVEHDLHLQTYIDDKLYAREDNQKIKDYTDLNKTPYYIEPDWEKLVPQKTPKMLIIDDPAFLDELAPILRELLGDSVHITKSKPQFLEIMHHEGTKGIALEFLANHFGCDLSETMAMGDSWNDHEMLEAAGLGVAMANAIPALKEIADFVTLSNNEDGVKYAIDKFILNKVN; encoded by the coding sequence ATGTACAAATTGATCGCGATTGATATTGATGACACTCTAATTAACGATGACAAGGAAGTAACACCAGCTACCCAAACTGCGCTTGAAGAGGCTGTTGCCGCTGGCGTTGTTGTAACCCTCGCTACAGGCCGAGCTTATGCTTCCGCTCAAGCCATTGCCCGTCAAACCGGACTGAACGTACCTATCATCACTTACCAAGGCGCACTCGTTAAGAATCTGCTCGATGAAAAAGTGCTTTATGAGCGTTACGTGCCACAAGATGCGGTACACAAGCTATTCACTTACTGCGTGGAGCATGATCTGCATTTGCAAACTTACATTGACGACAAGCTGTATGCCCGTGAGGACAATCAAAAAATCAAAGACTATACGGACCTGAACAAAACGCCATACTATATTGAACCAGACTGGGAGAAGCTTGTTCCTCAAAAAACACCAAAAATGCTGATTATCGATGATCCTGCATTCTTGGATGAGCTGGCTCCAATTCTGCGTGAACTGCTCGGCGATTCCGTGCATATTACCAAATCTAAACCACAATTCCTAGAAATCATGCATCATGAAGGAACCAAGGGAATTGCGCTTGAATTCCTAGCCAATCATTTTGGTTGTGATCTCTCCGAGACTATGGCTATGGGTGACTCTTGGAACGACCATGAGATGCTCGAGGCTGCTGGTCTTGGCGTTGCTATGGCTAACGCTATTCCTGCGCTGAAAGAAATTGCTGATTTCGTGACCCTAAGCAACAATGAAGATGGCGTGAAATACGCGATTGATAAATTCATTCTCAATAAAGTGAACTAA